A portion of the Kribbella jejuensis genome contains these proteins:
- a CDS encoding SDR family oxidoreductase: MRGSLDGQRVVVIGGSSGIGLATAHQARAAGARVVITGRNPERLAKAAAEVDAESAPALDLSDPARLTEVFGELPAQLDHVLVSGGGPFYTPIAELDFDHARRVLDEELLGSLRVAQLCIGRVRPGGSLTLISGTGARRPGVGLSVAAIGTVGLQAIAANAALELAPIRVNAVAAGFVDTPLSARLLGDQLDERRADLRTTLPIRRVVGPDDVATLILHLMTNTALTGATYDIDGGQQLLRG; the protein is encoded by the coding sequence ATGAGAGGCAGTCTGGACGGCCAGAGGGTGGTCGTGATCGGTGGGAGTTCGGGCATCGGGTTGGCAACCGCGCACCAGGCACGTGCCGCCGGAGCCCGGGTGGTCATCACCGGCCGGAATCCCGAACGGCTCGCGAAGGCGGCGGCCGAGGTCGACGCGGAGAGCGCGCCGGCGCTGGATCTGAGCGATCCGGCCCGCCTCACGGAGGTGTTCGGGGAGCTGCCGGCGCAGCTCGACCACGTCCTGGTGAGTGGCGGCGGCCCGTTCTACACACCGATCGCCGAGCTCGACTTCGACCACGCCCGACGCGTCCTCGACGAAGAGCTGCTCGGATCGTTGCGAGTTGCCCAGCTCTGTATCGGTCGCGTGCGTCCGGGCGGTTCGCTCACGCTGATCAGCGGCACCGGCGCGCGTCGGCCGGGTGTCGGGTTGAGCGTCGCGGCGATCGGAACGGTCGGCCTGCAGGCGATCGCAGCGAACGCAGCGCTCGAGCTGGCGCCGATCCGGGTGAACGCGGTCGCCGCCGGATTCGTCGACACCCCGCTGTCGGCGCGGTTGCTCGGAGACCAGCTGGACGAGCGCCGCGCCGACCTGCGGACCACGCTGCCGATTCGCCGCGTCGTCGGCCCGGACGACGTCGCGACGCTGATCCTGCACCTGATGACGAACACCGCGCTGACCGGCGCGACGTACGACATCGACGGGGGTCAACAACTGCTCAGAGGTTAA
- a CDS encoding helix-turn-helix transcriptional regulator, producing the protein MEREEQFRGLGAERARETKLLGRRAERSVLDRLLADVRHGTSRVLVVRGEAGVGKTALLNYAAETATGFSMLRAVGVQSEMELAFAALHQLCVPLLDRLDRIPEPQRRALATVFGLAPGPAPDRFMVGLAVLSLISDLADEQPVLVVVDDVQWLDTATAQTLGFVARRIGAEAVGLLFGAREPGVELSGLPELGVDGLPDDDALALLGSAVEFLLDEPIRNRIVAETRGNPLALLELPRGLTATQLAAGFGLVGQQGLPGRIEQSFLRQADTLPAPTRQLLLVAAAEPMGDPVLVRRAADQLGIDEVFAEIDGLVTLGERVTFRHPLVRSALYGSASATERRAVHLALADATDEAADPDRRAWHRAAAATGPDEAVALELERSADRAQARGGFAAAAAFLQRAVSLTRDPVRRTERALAGAHASVQAGAFATAWALIATAQAGELDDLGRARIDLLRAEAAYAQQRGGDAPGLLLRAAATLEPLDARLARDTYLDAWSAALFAGPLATETGLREVSLAARTAPRSATKSSDVLLDGLSSLFVEGQAHAVPLLEKAALAFGGQEASPEEVLRWGWLGTAAAATAWDFESCLSTATRQVEIARGAGALAVLAVGVNVLGQVVALAGDFAEATSLRAEADAVREATGTHIGPYGALVLAALRGRPDEAFPLIDDTIASTTAEGQGTAAQYARWARAVVLNGLGRHDEALPWATSASDDTPELFVSSWALSERVEAAVRAGRAAEAAAALERLQAKTRGIDAPWGRGIEARARALVLDAEDAYLEAIKYLDGTRLRPDLARAHLVYGEWLRRRARRGDARTELRVAFEAFASIGMTAFAERARRELQATGETVRRRASTPAAGNELTPQELQIALLVRDGLSNPEVGTRLFLSPRTVEWHLRKIFDKLSISSRRQLREALPDES; encoded by the coding sequence GTGGAGCGAGAAGAACAGTTCCGCGGTCTGGGGGCGGAACGCGCACGGGAGACGAAGTTGCTCGGCCGGCGGGCCGAGCGCTCCGTACTCGACCGCCTGCTGGCCGACGTCCGCCACGGGACGAGCCGAGTACTCGTCGTCCGCGGCGAGGCCGGGGTCGGCAAGACCGCGCTGCTCAACTACGCGGCCGAGACCGCGACCGGCTTCTCGATGCTGCGCGCTGTCGGCGTCCAGTCCGAGATGGAGCTCGCCTTCGCGGCGCTGCACCAATTGTGCGTACCACTGCTCGATCGCCTGGACCGGATCCCCGAGCCGCAACGCCGTGCGCTCGCGACCGTGTTCGGGCTCGCGCCCGGCCCTGCGCCGGACCGGTTCATGGTCGGCCTCGCCGTCCTGAGTCTGATCTCGGACCTCGCGGACGAACAGCCTGTGCTGGTTGTCGTCGACGACGTCCAATGGCTCGACACCGCCACCGCTCAGACGCTCGGCTTCGTCGCCCGGCGGATCGGCGCCGAAGCGGTCGGGTTGTTGTTCGGTGCCCGCGAACCCGGCGTGGAGCTGAGCGGTCTGCCCGAACTCGGGGTCGACGGTCTGCCGGACGACGACGCGCTCGCGTTGCTCGGTTCGGCCGTCGAGTTCCTGCTCGACGAGCCGATCCGGAACCGGATCGTCGCGGAGACCCGCGGCAATCCGCTGGCGCTGCTGGAGCTGCCGCGCGGCCTGACCGCGACCCAGCTCGCGGCGGGCTTCGGTCTGGTAGGTCAACAAGGTCTGCCGGGGCGGATCGAGCAGAGCTTCCTGCGGCAGGCGGACACCCTGCCCGCACCGACCCGGCAGCTGCTGCTCGTCGCGGCGGCTGAGCCGATGGGCGATCCGGTCCTGGTCCGCCGGGCCGCCGACCAGCTCGGCATCGACGAGGTGTTCGCCGAGATCGACGGCCTGGTCACCCTCGGCGAGCGGGTCACGTTCCGGCATCCGCTCGTGCGGTCGGCACTGTACGGATCGGCGTCCGCGACCGAGCGCCGCGCCGTCCATCTCGCGCTGGCCGACGCGACCGACGAAGCGGCCGATCCCGACCGCCGCGCCTGGCACCGGGCCGCGGCGGCGACCGGTCCGGACGAAGCCGTCGCCCTGGAGCTGGAGCGATCCGCGGATCGCGCGCAGGCCCGTGGCGGCTTCGCGGCAGCCGCGGCGTTCCTGCAGCGCGCGGTCTCGTTGACCCGAGATCCGGTACGGCGGACCGAACGCGCACTGGCCGGCGCGCACGCGAGCGTCCAGGCGGGCGCGTTCGCGACCGCGTGGGCACTGATCGCGACCGCGCAGGCGGGTGAGCTCGACGATCTCGGCCGCGCCCGGATCGATCTGCTCCGGGCCGAGGCGGCGTACGCGCAGCAGCGCGGCGGTGACGCGCCCGGTCTGCTGCTGCGCGCGGCCGCGACCCTCGAACCTCTCGATGCGCGACTCGCTCGGGACACATACCTCGACGCCTGGAGCGCGGCGCTGTTCGCGGGGCCGTTGGCCACGGAGACCGGTCTCCGCGAGGTGTCGCTCGCGGCCCGGACGGCGCCACGGTCGGCTACGAAGAGTTCCGACGTACTGCTGGACGGCCTGTCCTCGTTGTTCGTGGAGGGGCAGGCTCACGCGGTGCCCCTGCTCGAGAAGGCCGCGCTCGCGTTCGGCGGGCAGGAGGCGAGTCCCGAGGAGGTACTGCGGTGGGGCTGGCTCGGCACGGCAGCCGCCGCGACCGCGTGGGACTTCGAGTCGTGCCTGTCCACGGCCACCCGGCAGGTCGAGATCGCCCGCGGCGCCGGCGCGCTGGCGGTCCTCGCGGTCGGCGTCAACGTCCTCGGCCAGGTGGTCGCGCTGGCCGGTGACTTCGCCGAGGCGACGTCGCTGCGGGCCGAGGCCGACGCGGTCCGGGAGGCGACCGGCACCCACATCGGGCCGTACGGCGCCCTCGTCCTCGCGGCACTCCGCGGCCGCCCGGACGAGGCGTTCCCCTTGATCGACGACACGATCGCGAGCACGACCGCCGAGGGGCAGGGTACGGCGGCGCAATACGCGCGCTGGGCCCGCGCCGTGGTCCTGAACGGGCTCGGCCGGCATGACGAAGCGTTGCCCTGGGCAACATCAGCGAGCGACGACACACCCGAGCTCTTCGTGTCCTCCTGGGCGCTCAGCGAGCGGGTCGAGGCGGCGGTCCGGGCCGGCCGGGCCGCCGAGGCCGCCGCCGCGCTCGAACGGCTGCAAGCGAAGACCCGCGGCATCGACGCGCCCTGGGGCCGCGGCATCGAGGCCCGCGCGCGGGCGCTCGTCCTCGACGCCGAGGACGCGTACCTGGAGGCGATCAAGTACCTCGACGGCACCCGGCTACGTCCGGACCTGGCCCGCGCCCACCTGGTGTACGGCGAATGGCTGCGGCGCCGTGCCCGCCGGGGCGACGCGCGCACCGAGCTGCGGGTCGCGTTCGAGGCGTTCGCGTCGATCGGGATGACCGCGTTCGCGGAGCGGGCACGCCGGGAACTGCAGGCGACCGGCGAGACGGTCCGCCGACGGGCAAGTACGCCGGCCGCCGGCAACGAACTCACGCCGCAGGAGTTGCAGATTGCCTTGCTCGTGCGTGACGGCCTGTCGAATCCCGAGGTCGGCACCCGCCTGTTCCTGAGTCCACGGACCGTCGAATGGCACCTCCGCAAGATCTTCGACAAGCTCTCGATCAGCTCCCGCCGCCAACTGCGCGAGGCCCTGCCCGACGAGTCTTAA